One Arvicanthis niloticus isolate mArvNil1 chromosome 3, mArvNil1.pat.X, whole genome shotgun sequence DNA segment encodes these proteins:
- the Mphosph8 gene encoding M-phase phosphoprotein 8: MAAAAAAAAAAAEESMSVAVQVTSVPNSIGRSPEAEGVGTAGEEKDAATKGTVAVGDSEEDGEGDVFEVERILDMKCEGGKNLYKVRWKGYTSDDDTWEPEVHLEDCKEVLLEFRNKVAENKAKAVRKDIQRLSLNNDIFEAVSDSDQQSDTKEDTSPRKKKKKIKCKEEKSPVDLRKKRTKMGKLKDKLKAELESTSDIVGFDIKTKKRIWEVKEELKDFKKPKKDEIKETKELKKAKRAEIRDLKIKIKEDVKDNRKTKKERYIESPLDSESPNESFILEDDSEDFSDNKEENQNVRTVRDKTAQDTVQEGIFEKHLDDLISIEEDAGTRVRRKKKKPRKFEEPKEIKKFENTNNFLERKTIPKKQRNQDKGRSNLELNKLPLPVFAQTLKSSRLSGEEKGLKSSDLAEEEKEKKNEPKEKYQKRYDLDKEEKARKEPKGLKSFKEIRNAFDLFKKTTEEKNDVLENNSKREEISLDYKVTDDNKTKDKCSLKEKRNPRDETDTWAYIAAEGDQEVSDNVCQSDENSDGRQPVLSLGMDLQLEWMKLEDFQKHLDGEDEPFITTNRIPSNLLRDAVKNGDYIAVKVALNSNEEYNLDQEDSTGMTLVMLAAAGGQDDLLRLLITKGAKVNGRQKNGTTALIHAAEKNFLTTVAILLEAGAFVNVQQSNGETALMKACKRGNSDIVRLVIECGADCNILSKHQNSALYFAKQCNNVLVYELLKSHLETLSRVAEETIRDYFESRLALLEPVFPIACHRLCEGPDFSTDFNYMPPQNMPEGSGVLLFIFHANFLGKDVIARLCGPCSVQAVVLNDKFQLPVFLDSHFVYSFSPVAGPNKLFIRLTEAPFAKVKLLIGAYRVQLQ, from the exons GGTAAGAATCTTTATAAAGTTCGATGGAAAGGATACACGTCTGATGATGATACCTGGGAACCTGAGGTTCATCTCGAGGACTGTAAAGAAGTTCTTCTTGAATTTAGGAACAAAGTTGCTGAGAACAAAGCTAAAGCAGTCAGGAAAGATATTCAG agACTATCTTTAAATAATGACATATTTGAGGCAGTCAGTGATAGCGACCAGCAAAGTGACACAAAAGAAGATACTTcaccaaggaagaaaaagaaaaaaataaagtgcaaAGAAGAGAAAAGCCCAGTTGATCtgagaaaaaaaaggacaaaaatggGAAAGCTAAAAGATAAGttgaaggcagagctggagagcaCCTCTGACATTGTGGGGTTTGAtatcaagacaaaaaaaagaatttgggaaGTCAAGGAAGAATTAAAGGACTTCAAAAAGCCCAAAAAGGATGAAATAAAGGAAACCAAGGAATTAAAGAAAGCTAAAAGGGCTGAAATAAGagatttaaagattaaaataaaagaagatgtCAAAGACAACCGAAAAACAAAGAAGGAGAGATATATAGAATCTCCACTGGATTCTGAATCACCTAATGAGTCCTTCATTCTAGAAGATGACAGTGAAGACTTTTCtgacaacaaagaagaaaatcagaatgTAAGAACTGTAAGAGATAAGACAGCACAGGATACAGTGCAAGAGGGTATTTTTGAGAAACATCTGGATGACCTTATAAGTATTGAAGAGGATGCTGGTACCCGAgttagaaggaagaagaaaaagccaaGAAAGTTTGAGGAACCAAAAGAGATCAAGAAGTTTGAAAACACAAATAACTTTTTAGAAAGGAAGACAATACccaaaaagcaaagaaatcaaGACAAAGGCAGAAGCAACCTAGAGTTAAATAAGTTACCATTACCTGTGTTTGCCCAAACCCTGAAAAGTTCCAGACTGAGTGGGGAAGAGAAGGGCCTAAAGTCCTCTGACTTGGCAGAAGAG gagaaagagaaaaaaaatgaacccaAAGAAAAATACCAGAAAAGGTATGATttggacaaagaagaaaaagccagAAAAGAGCCAAAGGGATTAAAAT CATTTAAGGAAATCAGAAATGCATTtgatttatttaagaaaacaacagaagaaaaaaatgatgttcTTGAGAATAattcaaaaagagaagaaatatcaCTGGATTATAAAGTTACAGATGATAACAAAACCAAGGACAAGTGTtcacttaaagaaaaaagaaatcctcGAGATGAGACTGACACTTGGGCATACATTGCTGCAGAAGGGGATCAGGAAGTTTCAGACAATGTATGCCAATCAGATGAGAATTCTG ATGGCAGGCAACCAGTTTTGAGTTTGGGTATGGACCTGCAGTTGGAATGGATGAAATTAGAAGATTTTCAAAAGCATCTTGATGGGGAAGATGAGCCCTTTATCACAACAAATAGGATTCCAAGTA ATTTGTTGAGGGATGCTGTGAAAAATGGAGATTATATTGCTGTGAAGGTTGCACTCAACTCAAATGAAGAATACAACTTGGATCAAGAG GATTCGACTGGGATGACACTGGTGATGTTGGCTGCAGCAGGCGGTCAGGATGACCTCCTCAGACTCCTTATCACCAAAGGTGCAAAAGTGAATGGGCGCCAGAAAAACGGGACTACAGCCCTCATTCATGCCGCCGAGAAG AACTTTTTAACAACTGTAGCTATTCTTCTGGAAGCTGGAGCTTTTGTGAATGTCCAGCAAAGCAACGGTGAGACTGCACTCATGAAA GCATGCAAAAGAGGAAATTCAGACATTGTCCGCCTTGTGATTGAATGTGGAGCTGACTGCAACATTTTGTCAAAGCACCAAAATAGTGCATTGTACTTTGCAAAACAGTGTAATAATGTGCTTGTATATGAACTCCTGAAGAGCCACTTGGAGAC ACTttccagagtggcagaggaaacAATCAGGGATTACTTTGAATCTCGCCTTGCTCTGCTGGAACCTGTTTTCCCAATAGCATGTCATCGGCTCTGTGAGGGGCCAGATTTCTCAACAGATTTCAATTATATGCCGCCTCAGAACATGCCTGAAG GCTCTGGCGTCCTCCTCTTTATTTTCCATGCAAACTTTTTGGGTAAAGATGTTATTGCTCGGCTTTGTGGACCCTGCAGTGTACAAGCTGTggttttaaatgataaatttcaACTTCCTGTTTTTCTG GACAGTcactttgtttattcattcagtcCTGTTGCTGGCCCCAATAAGTTGTTTATAAGGTTGACGGAAGCACCCTTTGCCAAG GTTAAGTTGCTAATAGGTGCATACAGAGTACAGCTGCAGTGA